In a single window of the Balaenoptera acutorostrata chromosome 3, mBalAcu1.1, whole genome shotgun sequence genome:
- the PSMC1 gene encoding 26S proteasome regulatory subunit 4 yields the protein MGQSQSGGHGPGGGKKDDKDKKKKYEPPVPTRVGKKKKKTKGPDAASKLPLVTPHTQCRLKLLKLERIKDYLLMEEEFIRNQEQMKPLEEKQEEERSKVDDLRGTPMSVGTLEEIIDDNHAIVSTSVGSEHYVSILSFVDKDLLEPGCSVLLNHKVHAVIGVLMDDTDPLVTVMKVEKAPQETYADIGGLDNQIQEIKESVELPLTHPEYYEEMGIKPPKGVILYGPPGTGKTLLAKAVANQTSATFLRVVGSELIQKYLGDGPKLVRELFRVAEEHAPSIVFIDEIDAIGTKRYDSNSGGEREIQRTMLELLNQLDGFDSRGDVKVIMATNRIETLDPALIRPGRIDRKIEFPLPDEKTKKRIFQIHTSRMTLADDVTLDDLIMAKDDLSGADIKAICTEAGLMALRERRMKVTNEDFKKSKENVLYKKQEGTPEGLYL from the exons ATG ggtCAGAGTCAGAGTGGTGGTCATGGTCCTGGAGGTGGAAAGAAGGATGACaag gacaagaaaaagaaatatgaaccTCCTGTACCAACTAgagtggggaaaaagaagaagaaaacaaagggacCAGATGCTGCCAGCAAACTGCCCCTGG TGACACCTCACACTCAGTGCCGGTTAAAATTATTGAAGTTAGAGAGAATTAAAGACTATCTTCTCATGGAGGAAGAATTCATTAGAAATCAGGAACAAATGAAGCCTTTAGAAGAAAAGCAAGAG GAGGAAAGATCAAAGGTGGATGATCTGAGGGGGACCCCAATGTCGGTAGGAACCTTGGAAGAGATCATTGATGACAATCATGCCATCGTGTCTACGTCTGTGGGCTCAGAACACTACGtcagcattctttcatttgtagACAAGGATCTGCTGGAACCGGGCTGCTCGGTCCTGCTCAACCACAAG GTGCATGCTGTGATAGGGGTGCTGATGGATGACACGGATCCCTTGGTCACAGTGATGAAGGTGGAAAAGGCCCCCCAGGAGACATATGCTGATATTGGGGGGTTAGACAACCAAATCCAGGAAATTAAG GAATCTGTGGAGCTCCCACTCACTCATCCTGAATATTATGAAGAGATGGGTATAAAGCCCCCTAAGGGGGTCATTCTGTATGGCCCACCTGGCACAG GTAAAACCTTACTAGCCAAAGCAGTAGCAAACCAAACCTCGGCCACTTTCTTGAGAGTGGTTGGCTCTGAACTTATTCAGAAGTACCTAGGTGATGGGCCCAAACTTGTTCGGGAACTGTTTCGAGTTGCTGAAGAACATGCACCGTCCATCGTGTTTATTGATGAAATTGATGCTATTGGGACGAAAAG GTATGACTCAAATTCTGGTGGTGAGAGAGAAATTCAGCGAACAATGTTGGAACTGTTGAACCAGTTGGATGGGTTTGATTCAAGGGGAGACGTGAAAGTCATCATGGCCACAAACCGGATAGAGACTTTGGACCCAGCACTTATCAGACCAG GCCGCATCGACAGGAAGATCGAGTTCCCCTTGCCCGATGAAAAGACGAAGAAGCGCATCTTTCAGATCCACACGAGCAGGATGACACTAGCCGACGACGTGACCCTGGACGACTTGATCATGGCTAAGGATGACCTCTCTGGTGCCGACATCAAG GCAATCTGTACGGAAGCTGGTCTGATGGCCTTGAGAGAACGTAGGATGAAAGTAACAAATGAAGACTTCAAAAAGTctaaagaaaatgttctttataaaaaACAAGAAGGCACCCCTGAGGGGCTCTATCTCTAG